A region from the Fulvitalea axinellae genome encodes:
- a CDS encoding RagB/SusD family nutrient uptake outer membrane protein, with amino-acid sequence MLKIYTSLTFSLAIILSSCDLVKDLDDYSPKYSVDAEFAIHDQTSAEQALTGVYAGWAQSSKLTGMPDIMIIPSLLGITASQGEAGESRFLALNKPNKEMKSIEGGYLSLYSIINRANWVIEKVSLLSGDKFSNPKRKREILGEAKTMRALAHFYLLRLWGQYYDTSSKYGIVITLEPTRTKDAKARSTVEETYQAILNDLNDAIIEAPILRKKIFANQTFAKSLKAKVLLYKGSFSEASQTAKEVIDHASENFGLLNDFQSLFDLTTPDVFDNKEALFCAYGDKIHGLGLSAYWLGSFCSISNRYQELAKNGGAIINDQVIKYDSTRISFISPNSEINTNNKYQRAPYEIAYHMRMAEIYLIFAEANARTHKKTYQDALWALNLIRKRAGAHSVRSDGFNTYPSDISNKKLLEAIRIEKMMELGTENGESWFDLVRYAYIDGGFESGFKVYDEKSAAINPDKYILPIPEESVKSGNQTVIQNPSY; translated from the coding sequence ATGCTCAAGATTTATACAAGCCTAACATTCAGCTTGGCAATAATTCTCTCTTCTTGCGACTTGGTGAAAGACCTTGACGATTATTCGCCGAAATATTCAGTGGACGCAGAATTTGCCATCCATGATCAGACCAGTGCCGAACAAGCCCTAACCGGTGTGTATGCGGGATGGGCTCAATCCAGCAAGTTAACAGGGATGCCCGACATCATGATTATTCCATCCCTGTTAGGCATAACCGCCAGCCAAGGCGAAGCGGGTGAAAGCAGGTTTTTAGCATTGAACAAGCCTAACAAGGAGATGAAATCCATAGAAGGGGGATACCTCTCTCTATACAGTATTATCAACAGAGCGAATTGGGTGATAGAAAAGGTATCGCTTCTATCTGGAGATAAATTCTCTAACCCGAAAAGAAAACGTGAAATCCTCGGTGAAGCTAAAACAATGCGAGCCTTGGCCCATTTCTATTTGTTGCGACTATGGGGGCAATACTACGATACGAGCTCAAAATACGGGATCGTAATCACCTTAGAGCCAACCCGAACCAAAGACGCTAAAGCGAGAAGTACGGTAGAGGAAACTTATCAGGCCATTTTAAATGACTTGAATGACGCGATAATTGAAGCGCCTATTCTGCGAAAAAAAATATTCGCTAACCAGACCTTCGCCAAGTCACTGAAAGCAAAAGTATTATTATATAAAGGCAGCTTCTCGGAGGCATCTCAAACGGCCAAAGAGGTTATAGATCATGCATCCGAAAACTTTGGTTTACTGAACGACTTCCAGAGTCTATTCGATTTAACAACACCTGATGTTTTTGATAATAAGGAGGCTTTGTTTTGCGCATACGGTGATAAAATTCATGGATTGGGCCTTTCGGCGTATTGGTTAGGGAGTTTCTGCTCAATATCTAACCGTTATCAAGAATTGGCGAAAAATGGAGGGGCGATAATCAATGATCAGGTAATAAAATATGACTCCACCCGAATCAGTTTCATATCGCCAAACTCCGAAATTAATACCAATAACAAATACCAAAGAGCGCCCTACGAGATAGCCTATCACATGCGTATGGCCGAGATATATTTGATTTTTGCGGAAGCTAATGCCAGAACGCATAAAAAAACATATCAAGATGCCTTGTGGGCTCTTAATCTAATCCGAAAAAGAGCCGGCGCACATTCTGTTAGAAGTGACGGCTTCAATACCTACCCGTCTGACATATCCAATAAAAAGCTTCTAGAAGCGATACGGATAGAGAAAATGATGGAACTGGGCACTGAAAACGGCGAAAGTTGGTTCGATTTGGTCCGATACGCATACATCGACGGAGGTTTCGAGTCCGGTTTTAAAGTGTACGATGAAAAAAGTGCTGCGATAAACCCCGACAAATACATATTACCAATCCCTGAGGAATCCGTCAAATCAGGGAACCAGACTGTTATACAGAACCCCTCATACTAA
- a CDS encoding SusC/RagA family TonB-linked outer membrane protein: protein MKDKNIFRIQFRIGRLILLLYSVLLTFSVNAQGINNPLEHTIDIKKTGTASVNEIINIIQNQTPLFFVFRSDLFENAPRPVITEEKMKVGDLLQKVLDPTDCVFEVVDDTTIIIRRKTADKGNQANRRIQGYVRDVSGNPIPGVNVVQIGQNIGTATDSKGMFSLEVSEKGKIVLRFSGIGFITREIDVEKTESLIVVMEENVTQLDELIVVGYGRVKKKDLTGSVASIKPKRLWSLSDKSFSETLQTQFSGVFVASPTGSPGTMTGINIRGFKGLRGDNQPLYVIDGVPVNVSPRFEGLGPGTLGQMKSPLANLNPTDIERVDILKDASAAGIYGSRASKGVVLITTQSGRSKTAPRLRFGLNSTAQNPINNTKSLDAVQYKKYVLEYEDSEVDESFFGGQNTDWPKEITNENALLTNYSLSLDGGTQNIAYSLSGHFLDQTGVLKDSNFKRYGLRSKVEANLTKYIQTGITLAYNHSEEIRSGISSLKEAMEFRPDLGVYDEEGEYTSIPLLPKQPSHGFLIQNPLGASRNIRNKLSTIDMMSHGYAKFLFNKYLYLKTDIGIGINNQQISRFTPSTSIEAILKHNGVETRPIFYSQRNKSLNTVFSNIIGAKWIHKKHRIDAMAGISWDRYLINIESHEYTLNSDATNGGKGIINLNRENESIESGLNSVFGRLNYVYDDRYLATVTFRRDGSNKFDGGLQYELFPSGAFLWNVQKEKFFSIDWISELKIRTSAGLTGYDNLPAFNHLAYMASLQHNDSYYYGQNGTVVTGIPNKDIRWEITRQLDVALEMELWEGRLKLEAVRFFKYTEGIILLKPIPLESGFSHIDTNLATVSDKGWELTLGATILRNEKLSWSMSMNMTHVQNMVKDLQGGRESLFGKNVIHENKPIGSINGYEVIKIANTRDEIDALNAKAPNGRYFESLNNPGDYIYKDLNGDGQINKADLTTLGQMNPDIYGTWKNTLKYKGFSLSCVLQWVTGNSKVFYPVSSRLNKYTNVSDHIFDSWTSDYKQARYAKHGSVTNSEINSKTVYDASYLSLQTLFLSYRIPKKWLNNSWIKDVGIALKADNVFVWSKYPGNDPRSLDPVRAGTGTALPLDSDLSFPFVRTYSFSVNLSM from the coding sequence ATGAAAGACAAGAACATCTTTCGTATCCAATTTAGAATTGGAAGGCTGATTCTATTACTCTATTCCGTTTTGTTAACGTTTTCCGTCAATGCGCAAGGAATTAACAACCCCTTGGAGCATACGATCGATATTAAGAAAACGGGAACAGCAAGCGTGAATGAGATTATAAATATAATCCAGAATCAGACGCCTCTATTCTTTGTATTCAGATCAGACTTATTCGAAAATGCCCCTCGCCCCGTTATCACAGAAGAAAAAATGAAAGTCGGAGACCTTCTGCAAAAGGTGTTAGATCCTACGGACTGTGTGTTTGAAGTAGTCGATGACACTACGATAATTATTAGAAGAAAAACCGCTGACAAAGGAAATCAAGCAAATCGACGTATACAAGGGTATGTAAGGGACGTCTCTGGAAATCCGATTCCCGGTGTCAATGTAGTACAGATAGGCCAAAATATTGGTACAGCCACGGATTCTAAAGGGATGTTCTCCTTAGAAGTTTCCGAAAAAGGGAAAATAGTTTTGCGCTTTTCGGGCATAGGTTTCATCACCCGTGAAATCGATGTGGAAAAAACCGAAAGTTTAATTGTAGTGATGGAAGAAAACGTAACTCAATTAGATGAGCTGATTGTCGTCGGATATGGAAGGGTTAAGAAAAAGGACCTTACCGGGTCTGTTGCTTCCATAAAACCCAAACGTTTATGGTCACTTTCAGACAAATCATTCAGCGAAACCCTTCAGACGCAATTTTCCGGAGTGTTTGTGGCGTCGCCTACGGGAAGCCCGGGTACCATGACAGGTATTAACATTCGTGGCTTTAAAGGTTTGAGGGGAGATAATCAACCGTTATATGTTATAGATGGTGTTCCCGTTAATGTGAGCCCTCGCTTCGAAGGCTTGGGCCCCGGTACGTTAGGCCAAATGAAAAGCCCTCTCGCAAACTTAAATCCAACGGATATAGAACGAGTCGATATACTCAAAGACGCTTCTGCCGCGGGAATATACGGCTCGAGGGCATCAAAAGGCGTGGTACTCATCACAACTCAATCTGGAAGAAGTAAAACTGCCCCCCGTTTGCGTTTCGGCCTGAATTCTACGGCACAAAATCCAATAAACAACACCAAGAGTCTTGATGCGGTTCAGTACAAAAAGTATGTGCTCGAGTATGAGGACTCCGAGGTAGATGAGTCCTTTTTCGGAGGCCAAAACACGGATTGGCCAAAGGAAATCACAAATGAAAACGCCCTTTTGACCAATTATTCATTAAGCCTTGACGGTGGTACCCAAAATATCGCTTATTCGCTTTCCGGTCATTTTCTTGACCAAACGGGCGTTCTGAAAGATTCTAATTTTAAAAGGTACGGACTGCGTTCAAAAGTAGAAGCCAACCTCACAAAATATATCCAGACAGGTATAACATTAGCCTACAACCATTCTGAAGAAATTCGATCTGGAATAAGCTCCTTAAAAGAAGCGATGGAGTTTAGGCCAGACCTGGGAGTTTATGACGAGGAAGGGGAATACACTTCTATTCCTTTATTACCAAAACAACCGTCTCATGGCTTTTTGATTCAAAATCCACTAGGTGCCAGCCGTAATATTCGAAACAAGCTGTCTACAATAGATATGATGTCACATGGGTACGCCAAGTTTTTGTTCAATAAATACCTATACCTAAAAACGGATATCGGCATCGGCATCAACAACCAACAGATCAGCAGGTTTACTCCCAGTACCTCAATTGAAGCCATATTAAAACACAATGGAGTAGAGACCAGACCGATTTTCTACAGCCAAAGGAATAAAAGCCTGAACACAGTATTTTCAAATATTATAGGGGCCAAATGGATACATAAAAAACACCGCATTGACGCAATGGCGGGAATATCCTGGGACCGTTATTTAATTAATATTGAAAGTCATGAATATACCCTGAATTCCGACGCAACAAACGGAGGTAAGGGTATTATAAACTTAAACCGAGAAAATGAATCTATAGAAAGCGGATTGAATTCCGTCTTTGGAAGGCTTAATTACGTTTACGATGACCGTTATCTGGCTACTGTTACCTTTCGCCGAGACGGTTCCAATAAATTTGATGGAGGCCTACAATATGAGTTATTCCCCTCCGGCGCTTTTCTCTGGAATGTCCAAAAGGAAAAATTCTTCTCCATCGATTGGATCAGCGAACTTAAGATAAGGACGAGCGCCGGCCTTACGGGTTATGACAACCTGCCAGCCTTCAACCATTTGGCCTATATGGCCTCGCTCCAACATAACGATTCATATTATTATGGCCAAAACGGCACCGTAGTAACGGGCATTCCAAACAAGGACATTCGTTGGGAAATCACTCGTCAATTGGATGTGGCCTTGGAAATGGAACTATGGGAAGGCCGACTGAAACTGGAAGCCGTGCGGTTCTTCAAGTACACCGAAGGCATTATCCTACTCAAACCCATCCCCTTGGAATCCGGATTTTCTCATATCGATACCAACTTGGCGACCGTAAGTGACAAAGGATGGGAACTTACCCTGGGCGCGACAATATTACGGAATGAGAAATTATCATGGTCTATGAGTATGAACATGACGCATGTTCAGAATATGGTAAAGGACCTTCAAGGTGGTCGTGAATCCCTTTTTGGAAAAAATGTGATTCATGAGAACAAACCTATTGGAAGCATAAACGGATATGAAGTAATCAAAATAGCGAATACAAGAGACGAAATCGACGCCTTGAACGCTAAGGCCCCCAACGGTCGATACTTCGAAAGCCTAAACAACCCAGGCGACTATATTTACAAAGATTTAAATGGTGACGGTCAGATAAACAAAGCCGACCTAACCACTCTCGGACAGATGAATCCTGACATATACGGAACCTGGAAGAACACATTGAAATACAAAGGCTTCTCTTTGTCATGCGTTTTGCAATGGGTTACCGGAAACAGCAAGGTATTTTATCCTGTATCCAGCCGTCTTAATAAATATACTAACGTATCGGATCACATTTTCGACTCTTGGACTTCAGACTATAAACAGGCGAGATATGCCAAACATGGTTCTGTTACCAATTCGGAAATAAATTCTAAAACAGTATATGACGCCTCATACCTTAGTCTTCAAACGCTGTTTCTCAGTTATCGGATCCCGAAAAAATGGCTTAACAACTCATGGATAAAGGATGTCGGAATCGCATTAAAAGCTGATAATGTCTTTGTCTGGTCAAAATATCCTGGTAATGACCCTCGATCCTTGGATCCCGTCCGAGCCGGAACCGGAACGGCTTTGCCCCTTGATTCGGACTTGTCATTTCCCTTTGTCCGGACTTATTCTTTTTCCGTCAATTTAAGTATGTGA
- a CDS encoding FecR family protein produces the protein MEYQLLIKKIYGRATPTEEAEFEQWYQESEDHRKYYHRLEKQTIGNQKPKQTDWLKAWKSFDSRNRKQTLFRRIRPWQAIAASILLFAWLVHSFNDKAFTTNANSDIAYVNVPDLDQAILTTESGQRFTLSEGSSFSNKRAKLAGITLAYSQKKGKGFNTLEVPKGNRFNLTLPDGTEVNLNASSKIKYPVEFNGDKREVQLLYGEAYFDVSPNHLNQGKAFIVTTMSQSVRVLGTEFNIRSYPEEEEIKTTLTEGRITWRNGNDLRNLVPNEQIQYSTNNNTFRINKDIDLSEVLAWKDDVLLYKNKPLTSITRDLERWHNVKFVFKDASKKDIRFTGRFKRDKNMTAILSVLEKTNEVRFRIKGQEVIVE, from the coding sequence ATGGAATATCAGTTACTGATAAAAAAGATATACGGCCGGGCTACACCTACTGAAGAAGCGGAATTTGAGCAATGGTATCAAGAATCGGAAGATCACAGGAAGTACTACCATCGTCTTGAAAAACAAACGATTGGGAATCAAAAACCGAAACAAACGGATTGGTTGAAGGCTTGGAAATCATTCGACTCCCGGAATCGTAAGCAAACACTTTTCAGACGGATTCGTCCATGGCAGGCTATCGCCGCCAGTATTTTATTGTTCGCTTGGCTTGTCCATTCATTTAACGACAAGGCGTTCACAACAAACGCAAACTCTGATATAGCGTATGTTAATGTTCCCGATCTTGATCAAGCTATTCTAACTACAGAATCCGGCCAAAGATTTACCTTATCTGAAGGGTCTTCTTTCTCTAACAAAAGGGCTAAATTAGCAGGGATCACATTAGCCTACTCTCAAAAAAAGGGTAAAGGTTTTAATACGCTTGAGGTGCCTAAGGGAAATCGCTTCAACTTAACTCTACCCGATGGTACGGAGGTGAACCTGAATGCCTCATCAAAGATAAAATACCCTGTAGAATTCAATGGTGACAAAAGGGAAGTGCAACTGCTTTATGGCGAGGCTTACTTTGACGTGTCCCCGAATCACCTGAATCAGGGCAAAGCCTTTATCGTTACGACAATGTCACAATCGGTTCGAGTACTGGGTACAGAATTCAATATAAGGTCTTACCCTGAAGAGGAAGAGATTAAAACTACTCTGACTGAAGGGAGGATCACATGGCGGAACGGTAATGATCTTAGGAACCTTGTCCCCAATGAGCAAATCCAATATTCAACGAATAATAATACATTTAGAATCAATAAAGATATTGACTTGTCCGAAGTATTGGCTTGGAAAGATGATGTTCTATTATATAAGAATAAACCGTTAACATCAATAACTAGAGATTTGGAGAGGTGGCATAATGTGAAATTTGTTTTCAAAGATGCTTCAAAGAAGGATATAAGATTCACGGGTAGGTTTAAAAGGGATAAAAATATGACCGCGATACTAAGCGTACTGGAAAAGACCAACGAAGTCCGATTTAGGATTAAAGGTCAAGAGGTTATCGTAGAATAA
- a CDS encoding RNA polymerase sigma factor: MEDIKAKLKQRDRSAYRFLFERYYEPLVLYAERFLADRDQSEDLVQEMFLYLWKEGGSLDIRSSLEAYLFRMTRNRSFKVLKKLKIIDGITDLETLERRTELWNMQTHSFDSEAKNKKESQLMEVLNSFPEKMKEIMKLRFVYDYKYKEIAEELGISENTVKTQLKRAKEKISGEHFLPLLCILAL; this comes from the coding sequence ATGGAAGATATAAAAGCAAAATTGAAACAGAGGGATAGGAGCGCCTATCGTTTTCTGTTTGAGCGCTATTACGAACCTTTGGTTTTATATGCTGAAAGGTTCTTGGCGGATAGAGATCAAAGCGAAGATCTTGTGCAAGAGATGTTCCTTTATCTATGGAAAGAAGGCGGAAGTTTGGATATTCGAAGCTCCCTGGAGGCTTATCTTTTCAGGATGACGCGTAACCGTTCGTTTAAAGTTCTAAAAAAACTAAAGATCATAGACGGTATCACCGATCTTGAAACTTTGGAGAGGCGTACAGAGCTATGGAACATGCAGACACACTCATTTGACTCCGAAGCAAAAAACAAAAAAGAATCCCAACTGATGGAAGTCTTGAATTCCTTTCCCGAAAAAATGAAAGAAATCATGAAGCTTCGATTCGTTTATGATTACAAATACAAAGAAATTGCGGAGGAGCTAGGCATATCTGAAAATACGGTAAAGACCCAATTAAAGAGGGCGAAAGAAAAAATATCAGGCGAACATTTCCTTCCTCTATTATGCATACTAGCGCTTTAA